From the Desulforhopalus sp. genome, one window contains:
- a CDS encoding PAS domain S-box protein: MGEHNRSLVENIIALEERLAAAESENFRLIAENAALRRKLGEEAVPGGGSSGESAVRPEGAGDRSYTGASATGEEDLLERFHSLEGFFSLSLDLLCVANTSGDFIRLNPEWQKVLGYSETELEGRKFLEFVHPDDVEATIQAILQLDNNQEVLNFQNRYRGIDGSYRWIEWRSRPHGKLIYAAARDITGRKRAEEELAAKDALLRAMLRNLPFDFWARDTQQRIIMQSDESIRLWGDLSRESGLDWHFDEQTVARWTANNKLVMDGGSVEEDCVYTLKDGERRQYHQIVAPIRDEAGTLGILGINIDITEQKGAEEELLTINELLGAFISNSPIYAFIKAVTPTESRVLRASENYREMIGIPGSQMAGKTMDELFPAEFAAKISQDDWQVVSGGEILRLDEELNGRYYTTIKFPILRDNKKFLAGYTIDLTEHKLAEEALRESEETFRNIVQASPMGIHLYQLQDDDTMLFVGANQAADRLLGVDNSQFIGKTLEEAFPLSQHLEVPYRYLRAARYGESWQAEHIDYADGNVSGAFEVYVFQMAPGRIAVMFHEISDRKRAEEEKEKLQAQLIQAQKMESVGRLAGGVAHDFNNMLGVILGHTELAMKKLDSSNPIHENLASIRKAAERSANLTRQLLAFARKQTVVPKILDLNETIESMLSMVVRLIGEDIELVWVPGKDLDAVKMDPSQIDQILVNLCVNARDAIGDTGMVTIETGVASFDPAYCSKHAGFLPGEYVLLAVSDNGCGMDKEILSHLFEPFFTTKEVGKGTGLGLATVYGIVKQNKGFITVYSEPGLGTSIRIYLPPYQKERERPVRIEEMEGTERGHETILLVEDEPMILELTQAMLDTLGYTVLAAATPGEAMRLARDYSGGIHLLMTDVVMPEMNGRDLARNVLRLHPDIKRLFMSGYTANVIAHHGVLDEGVHFLQKPFNLQDLAAKIREALD, from the coding sequence ATGGGTGAACACAACCGGTCCCTTGTTGAAAACATTATTGCCCTGGAAGAGCGGCTGGCAGCGGCAGAGAGTGAAAATTTCCGGCTCATCGCTGAAAATGCGGCACTGAGGCGAAAACTCGGCGAGGAGGCGGTACCGGGGGGAGGCTCTTCCGGCGAAAGCGCCGTGCGGCCTGAAGGCGCGGGAGATCGTTCTTATACCGGCGCTTCCGCGACCGGTGAAGAGGACCTGCTGGAAAGATTCCATTCTCTGGAAGGATTTTTTTCCCTCAGCCTCGACCTTCTCTGCGTTGCCAATACCAGCGGCGATTTTATTCGCCTTAACCCGGAGTGGCAAAAGGTTCTCGGGTATTCCGAGACTGAACTGGAGGGCCGCAAGTTTTTAGAGTTTGTTCATCCGGACGATGTCGAGGCAACCATTCAGGCGATCCTCCAGCTGGATAATAATCAAGAGGTGTTGAATTTTCAAAACCGCTACCGGGGCATTGATGGCAGCTATCGATGGATAGAATGGCGTTCCCGGCCCCATGGTAAGCTGATCTATGCCGCGGCGAGAGATATCACCGGCCGGAAACGGGCCGAGGAGGAATTGGCCGCAAAAGACGCTCTATTACGTGCGATGCTCCGCAACCTGCCCTTCGATTTCTGGGCCCGTGACACCCAGCAACGGATTATCATGCAAAGCGATGAATCCATTCGGCTCTGGGGAGATCTGTCGCGAGAATCCGGGCTCGATTGGCATTTTGATGAACAAACCGTTGCCCGGTGGACCGCCAACAACAAGCTGGTGATGGACGGGGGAAGTGTCGAGGAGGATTGTGTCTATACCCTGAAAGATGGGGAAAGACGGCAATACCATCAGATAGTTGCGCCGATTCGTGACGAGGCCGGAACTCTCGGCATCTTGGGGATCAATATCGATATCACCGAGCAGAAAGGGGCGGAAGAAGAACTGCTGACAATCAACGAGCTGCTGGGGGCATTCATCAGCAATTCTCCCATATATGCCTTTATTAAGGCGGTTACCCCCACCGAGAGCCGCGTTCTCAGGGCGAGCGAAAACTATCGGGAGATGATCGGTATTCCCGGCTCGCAGATGGCCGGCAAGACCATGGATGAGTTGTTTCCAGCTGAATTTGCCGCCAAGATTTCTCAGGATGACTGGCAGGTCGTATCCGGGGGCGAGATCCTACGCCTTGATGAGGAATTGAACGGCCGCTACTACACGACCATCAAATTCCCCATCCTCCGGGACAACAAGAAATTCCTTGCTGGTTATACCATTGACCTCACAGAGCATAAGCTTGCCGAAGAGGCATTGCGCGAAAGCGAAGAAACCTTTCGCAACATCGTTCAGGCCTCGCCCATGGGTATCCATTTGTATCAACTGCAGGATGACGATACGATGCTTTTTGTCGGTGCCAACCAGGCGGCGGACAGGCTGCTAGGGGTCGACAACAGCCAGTTCATTGGCAAGACGCTGGAGGAAGCCTTCCCGCTTTCGCAACATCTGGAAGTGCCGTATCGCTATCTACGGGCGGCACGGTACGGCGAAAGCTGGCAGGCCGAGCATATTGACTATGCCGATGGCAACGTCAGCGGCGCCTTTGAGGTCTATGTATTTCAGATGGCGCCGGGTAGGATTGCCGTAATGTTTCATGAAATCAGCGACCGCAAGCGTGCCGAGGAGGAAAAGGAGAAACTACAGGCCCAGCTTATCCAGGCCCAGAAGATGGAGTCGGTCGGCCGCCTGGCCGGTGGTGTCGCCCACGATTTTAACAATATGCTCGGGGTTATCCTTGGTCACACCGAACTGGCCATGAAGAAGCTCGATAGCAGCAATCCGATTCATGAGAATCTGGCGAGCATTCGCAAGGCCGCCGAGCGGTCGGCCAATCTTACCCGGCAACTTCTGGCCTTTGCCCGGAAACAGACGGTGGTTCCGAAGATTCTTGATTTGAACGAGACCATTGAGAGCATGCTGAGCATGGTAGTGCGTCTTATCGGCGAGGATATCGAACTGGTTTGGGTGCCGGGCAAGGACCTGGACGCGGTGAAGATGGATCCGTCGCAGATTGATCAGATCCTCGTCAATCTTTGTGTCAATGCCCGGGATGCAATCGGCGACACCGGTATGGTCACCATCGAAACGGGAGTGGCTTCTTTTGATCCGGCTTACTGTAGCAAGCACGCCGGCTTTTTGCCGGGCGAGTATGTCCTCCTGGCGGTCAGCGACAATGGTTGTGGCATGGATAAGGAGATCCTTTCCCATCTGTTTGAGCCCTTTTTTACAACCAAGGAAGTCGGTAAGGGGACCGGTTTGGGTTTGGCCACTGTCTATGGAATAGTTAAACAAAATAAAGGATTTATCACGGTGTACAGCGAACCTGGGCTGGGGACGTCGATCAGAATCTACCTGCCGCCATACCAAAAGGAACGAGAAAGGCCGGTAAGGATTGAAGAGATGGAAGGGACTGAGAGAGGCCACGAAACCATCCTGCTGGTGGAGGACGAACCGATGATCCTCGAACTCACCCAAGCCATGCTTGACACCCTCGGTTACACCGTTCTTGCGGCAGCCACCCCGGGTGAGGCCATGCGATTGGCGCGGGATTATTCCGGGGGGATCCATCTGCTGATGACCGATGTGGTCATGCCGGAGATGAATGGCCGCGACCTGGCACGAAATGTCCTGCGTCTCCATCCGGACATCAAGCGGCTGTTTATGTCCGGGTACACCGCCAACGTCATCGCCCATCATGGAGTTCTCGACGAAGGCGTGCACTTTCTGCAAAAACCATTCAATCTGCAGGATCTGGCGGCAAAGATCAGGGAGGCACTGGACTGA
- a CDS encoding class I SAM-dependent methyltransferase, which produces MKQEIRTVDILEIPTKDTFNEEGYLNNNLDIKEAVAAGTIRSGRHHFLRHGLKEKRAQIRIVADYEPEIRAIRKEKTERIQKILKKDINIELNDNLVFDYTGITRKEKFGFSETENVSAFFYDQTPLDIINSLPDGLILDCGAGFRPVYYENVVNYEIVPYSTTDVVGFAEDLPFADNSFDAVFSFAVLEHVKLPFVAAAEMTRVLKPGGTLAVCAAFLQPVHGYPHHYFNMTSMGLKVLFEEQIDIEKQFVNSGTGPIWTIAWMLRNWSKNLGKKEKRQFLGMKVADLIKHPFEHLDKPFVSSLPQEINFELANATLLVGKKKS; this is translated from the coding sequence TTGAAACAGGAAATACGTACCGTCGACATCCTGGAAATTCCCACGAAAGACACCTTCAATGAAGAAGGGTACCTGAATAATAATCTTGATATAAAGGAGGCTGTGGCCGCAGGCACAATACGGTCCGGCCGCCACCATTTTCTACGACATGGCCTTAAGGAAAAACGGGCGCAGATACGAATTGTTGCCGATTACGAGCCGGAGATCCGGGCGATCCGGAAAGAAAAGACCGAGAGAATACAAAAAATCCTGAAAAAAGATATCAACATTGAGCTAAACGATAATCTCGTCTTCGATTACACGGGAATAACTCGAAAAGAAAAATTCGGCTTCTCGGAAACTGAAAATGTTTCGGCCTTTTTTTATGACCAAACCCCTCTTGATATCATTAATTCCCTCCCGGATGGCCTCATCCTGGACTGCGGGGCCGGGTTCAGGCCGGTGTATTACGAGAATGTTGTAAACTATGAGATTGTTCCGTATTCAACCACCGATGTCGTCGGTTTTGCTGAAGATTTACCGTTTGCCGATAACTCGTTCGATGCGGTCTTTTCCTTCGCCGTACTTGAGCATGTAAAGTTGCCCTTCGTTGCCGCGGCAGAAATGACCAGGGTACTCAAGCCCGGCGGAACCCTTGCGGTCTGCGCGGCTTTTTTACAGCCGGTGCATGGCTACCCTCATCATTACTTCAATATGACCAGCATGGGACTCAAGGTTCTTTTTGAAGAACAGATCGATATAGAAAAGCAATTCGTCAACAGTGGCACCGGCCCGATCTGGACCATCGCCTGGATGCTCCGTAACTGGTCAAAAAACCTTGGTAAAAAAGAGAAGCGGCAATTTCTCGGAATGAAGGTTGCCGACCTCATAAAGCACCCTTTTGAACATCTCGACAAACCCTTTGTATCGTCTCTTCCGCAGGAAATTAACTTTGAACTGGCGAATGCCACCCTGCTCGTCGGCAAAAAGAAGTCGTGA
- the mraZ gene encoding division/cell wall cluster transcriptional repressor MraZ: protein MAGGRFRGKYDHTLDEKGRLILPSRFRDVLRQYSSEVLIAIPWDSHLRAYPLPEWEILENKLRAEDGGEQFEDLERIIRYFESESHECVVDKQGRILFPPVLRADLGLKRDVVLIGMIDRIEVWSKEVWEVEREAGREHFGSHKARIKNKGII from the coding sequence ATGGCTGGTGGCAGGTTTCGGGGGAAATACGATCATACGCTCGACGAGAAGGGGCGGTTGATTTTACCCAGCCGGTTTAGAGACGTGCTTCGCCAGTATTCCTCAGAGGTCCTTATTGCCATCCCCTGGGACAGCCATTTGCGTGCCTATCCTTTGCCGGAATGGGAGATTCTCGAAAATAAGTTGCGGGCAGAGGATGGAGGCGAACAGTTCGAGGATCTGGAGAGAATCATACGGTACTTCGAGTCCGAAAGTCATGAATGCGTCGTTGACAAACAGGGAAGAATCCTCTTTCCACCGGTCTTGAGGGCAGATCTTGGCCTGAAAAGAGATGTCGTCCTGATAGGGATGATTGACCGGATTGAGGTGTGGAGCAAGGAAGTCTGGGAAGTAGAGCGCGAGGCTGGTCGCGAACATTTTGGATCACACAAGGCACGAATCAAAAACAAGGGAATTATCTGA
- a CDS encoding universal stress protein, which translates to MGKWYNILVAVDAMESSLTAVHYVGKVAGGIHGVSICLLHVYPEPPPDFYVKGGILEHYQDKRTSRAERVFHHCTEILIAAGIDKKAICSTTQMAEGKTISETLLEVRREGDFGTVVTGKRGVSKAEEFLFGSISNALARHCQDFTAWIVG; encoded by the coding sequence ATGGGGAAATGGTACAACATACTGGTTGCGGTGGACGCCATGGAATCTTCCCTGACCGCGGTCCACTACGTCGGAAAAGTTGCCGGGGGTATCCATGGCGTCTCCATCTGTCTCCTGCATGTGTACCCGGAACCTCCCCCGGATTTTTACGTGAAAGGTGGTATACTTGAGCACTACCAGGACAAACGGACGAGCAGGGCCGAACGGGTCTTCCACCATTGTACGGAAATTCTCATCGCCGCAGGAATCGACAAAAAGGCCATCTGCAGCACGACGCAAATGGCGGAAGGTAAAACCATCAGCGAAACGCTGCTCGAGGTTCGCCGCGAGGGCGATTTTGGCACCGTCGTTACCGGCAAGCGTGGCGTTTCCAAGGCTGAGGAATTCCTTTTTGGCTCAATTTCCAACGCCCTAGCCAGACATTGCCAGGATTTTACGGCTTGGATCGTGGGGTAG
- a CDS encoding 2-dehydropantoate 2-reductase: MRIVIVGSGAIGRLFGSFLVRGGNEITLIDIDRNTLGALQTKGIGLLDRDSEHPEEVQLFPVNAFSSAKSLTGADLVLLLVKSQATQTAVQDVAHLISDTCPLLCIQTGLGNFETAGKIVPEKNILLGITFMSGTALSDGRVKKGGFAKTYIGEKNGAITPRLEAIDKVFNQCGIDTQMVKRIFGRLWCKVIIYAAINPVSAILQVPNGSLTSKAESVSLMKRLVDEGRAVALAKGIDLVSDNLYELLEEVCSTSSNNLSSMLQDMLNEVATEIDAQNGEICRYAEEVGIKVPTHQTILELIKLLECWKPGGSQA; this comes from the coding sequence ATGAGGATTGTCATTGTCGGTAGCGGCGCGATAGGCAGACTTTTCGGCTCCTTCCTTGTGCGGGGGGGAAATGAAATCACCCTGATCGATATTGACAGGAACACCCTCGGCGCCCTCCAGACAAAGGGGATTGGCCTTCTTGACCGGGACAGTGAACATCCTGAGGAGGTGCAACTCTTTCCGGTCAATGCCTTTTCTTCTGCCAAGTCACTTACCGGGGCGGATCTTGTTCTTCTTCTTGTCAAATCCCAAGCAACCCAAACCGCTGTACAGGACGTGGCGCACCTTATCTCCGACACCTGCCCGCTTCTGTGCATCCAGACCGGCCTTGGTAATTTTGAGACCGCCGGCAAGATTGTTCCGGAAAAGAATATCCTCCTTGGCATTACCTTCATGTCCGGAACCGCCCTCAGTGATGGCCGGGTAAAAAAAGGCGGCTTTGCCAAAACCTATATCGGTGAGAAGAACGGCGCCATCACCCCCCGGCTTGAGGCAATCGACAAGGTCTTTAACCAGTGCGGCATCGATACCCAGATGGTTAAAAGGATCTTCGGCAGACTGTGGTGCAAGGTCATCATCTATGCGGCCATCAATCCGGTGTCGGCAATTCTCCAGGTACCCAATGGCTCGCTGACCTCGAAGGCAGAATCGGTATCCCTCATGAAACGCCTTGTCGATGAAGGCCGGGCGGTCGCCCTGGCCAAGGGCATCGACCTTGTCTCTGATAATTTATACGAACTGCTTGAGGAAGTCTGCTCCACCAGTTCCAACAACCTCTCCTCCATGCTGCAGGATATGCTCAACGAGGTTGCCACCGAGATCGACGCCCAGAATGGCGAAATCTGCCGCTATGCCGAAGAGGTCGGGATCAAGGTGCCAACCCACCAGACGATTCTGGAGCTGATCAAACTCCTCGAATGCTGGAAACCCGGCGGCAGCCAGGCATAA
- a CDS encoding potassium transporter Kup has product MQATSAATGSADLPSTGHGPAGLGRASLSLAALGIIYGDIGTSPLYTIKECFSGSHGMDVTEANVLGIMSMVFWSLIIIVSLKYVIFVLQADNKGEGGTFSLLATLRGKLKQNKRKWAVLTILTATGASLLYGDGVITPAISVLSAIEGINMATDAAAHYVVPITVLILVTLFAIQRYGTAVIGRLFGPVMVIWFCTLGILGLKAILKQPQILAALNPYHAFHFFSINHIHGIVSLASVVLCITGCEALYADMGHFGRFPIRLTWYGIVLPGLLLNYLGQCALLLEDAGIATVNPFFALAPKTLLYPLVGLATISTIIASQAMISGVYSLTQQAIQLGFAPRMRILHTSQFAKGQIYMPTVNWMVMLATLSLVLIFQESSKLAAAYGFAVTGTMTITTLLYFQITRYKWQWPLWQSALLLALFLFFDSAFLGANLLKIVDGGWITICIATFIAVCMVTWRDGRALLAKYYSLMQLPADVFLKDIAEHSPSRVAGTGVFMSISPEGIPHTLVHYLKHTESLHKRILLVSIVLAETPTVPAKDRLAVQELGQGFYRILASYGFMETPNMQKIIELLNDKGVPVDIYSSSFFLGRETILLSGSSPMAQWRKHLFNFMSRNSWNATSFFNLPPDRVVELGNQVEL; this is encoded by the coding sequence ATGCAAGCTACGTCCGCCGCTACTGGGTCGGCTGATTTGCCCAGTACAGGTCATGGTCCTGCCGGTCTTGGCCGTGCCAGCCTTTCCCTTGCAGCGCTCGGGATAATTTATGGCGATATTGGCACCAGCCCCCTCTATACCATCAAAGAATGTTTCTCCGGATCTCACGGAATGGATGTTACCGAGGCCAACGTTCTCGGCATCATGTCGATGGTTTTCTGGTCGCTGATTATTATCGTCAGCCTCAAATATGTGATATTCGTATTACAGGCCGACAACAAAGGCGAGGGTGGTACCTTTTCTCTGCTTGCGACCCTGCGCGGCAAGCTCAAGCAAAATAAACGGAAATGGGCGGTGCTGACCATCCTTACCGCGACAGGGGCATCCCTGTTGTACGGAGACGGAGTGATCACTCCGGCGATCTCGGTTCTCTCGGCGATAGAGGGCATCAATATGGCCACCGATGCCGCTGCCCACTACGTGGTACCGATCACCGTGCTGATCCTGGTAACGCTCTTTGCCATCCAGAGGTACGGTACCGCGGTGATCGGCCGATTGTTCGGACCGGTGATGGTGATCTGGTTCTGCACTCTGGGAATTCTGGGGTTGAAGGCGATTCTCAAACAGCCTCAGATCCTCGCTGCCCTCAACCCGTATCACGCCTTCCATTTTTTCTCCATCAACCACATTCATGGTATTGTATCCTTGGCCTCGGTGGTGCTATGTATCACCGGCTGCGAGGCACTCTATGCCGATATGGGCCATTTCGGCCGCTTTCCCATCCGCCTCACCTGGTACGGCATTGTTCTGCCGGGGCTGCTGCTCAATTATCTTGGCCAGTGCGCCTTGCTTCTCGAGGATGCGGGCATCGCCACGGTCAACCCATTTTTCGCTCTGGCGCCGAAAACGCTGTTATATCCCCTGGTAGGTCTTGCCACCATATCGACAATCATTGCTTCCCAGGCGATGATTTCCGGGGTGTACTCACTGACCCAGCAGGCCATCCAGCTGGGTTTTGCTCCCCGCATGCGGATTCTTCATACCTCGCAATTTGCCAAGGGACAGATCTATATGCCGACGGTGAACTGGATGGTCATGCTGGCCACCCTGTCGCTGGTGCTGATCTTCCAGGAGTCCAGCAAGCTTGCCGCCGCATACGGCTTTGCGGTTACCGGTACCATGACCATCACCACACTGCTGTATTTTCAAATCACCAGGTATAAATGGCAGTGGCCGCTATGGCAGAGTGCGCTTCTATTGGCCCTTTTCTTGTTCTTTGACAGCGCCTTTCTCGGGGCGAACCTGCTGAAAATAGTCGATGGCGGGTGGATCACCATCTGCATAGCCACTTTTATAGCGGTGTGCATGGTCACCTGGCGGGACGGACGTGCCCTGCTGGCCAAGTATTACAGCCTGATGCAGCTGCCGGCCGATGTGTTTTTAAAAGATATTGCCGAGCATAGCCCTTCCCGGGTTGCGGGTACCGGGGTCTTCATGTCAATATCGCCGGAAGGCATCCCCCACACCCTTGTTCACTACCTGAAGCATACGGAATCACTTCACAAAAGGATTCTCCTCGTTTCGATTGTCTTGGCGGAAACCCCGACTGTGCCCGCCAAAGACCGATTGGCGGTACAGGAGCTTGGGCAAGGGTTTTACCGGATTTTAGCCAGCTATGGTTTTATGGAAACGCCGAACATGCAAAAAATCATTGAGTTGCTCAATGATAAAGGGGTGCCGGTGGATATCTATTCAAGCTCTTTCTTCCTTGGCCGGGAAACCATTCTTCTTTCCGGTTCGTCCCCCATGGCGCAATGGCGCAAACATTTGTTCAACTTCATGTCACGAAACTCGTGGAACGCCACCTCGTTTTTTAACCTGCCGCCGGATCGGGTGGTTGAATTGGGCAATCAGGTTGAACTGTAA